One region of Nitrospira sp. genomic DNA includes:
- the yidD gene encoding membrane protein insertion efficiency factor YidD: MRRLCIVLLMIYRACLSPLLGPACRFHPTCSVYAQEAIERYGILKGLLMAGRRLLKCHPFHPGGVDPVR, from the coding sequence CTGAGGCGGCTGTGCATTGTCCTCTTGATGATCTATCGAGCCTGTCTGTCCCCATTGCTCGGGCCTGCGTGCCGGTTCCATCCCACGTGTTCCGTGTATGCCCAGGAGGCCATCGAACGGTATGGCATTCTCAAGGGGCTTCTCATGGCGGGCAGGCGCCTGCTGAAATGTCATCCCTTCCATCCCGGCGGAGTGGATCCGGTACGGTAA